From one Callithrix jacchus isolate 240 chromosome 2, calJac240_pri, whole genome shotgun sequence genomic stretch:
- the LOC100389737 gene encoding LOW QUALITY PROTEIN: protein FAM220A-like (The sequence of the model RefSeq protein was modified relative to this genomic sequence to represent the inferred CDS: inserted 3 bases in 2 codons) codes for MRDRRGPLGTCLAPVQQAGGGDLDKLLHSLRKRMLGPEGPWPADAPSWINKPAVDRNXQSAALSLEMRKDPSGAGLWLHSGDPVLPHVKESIRRNLASVATPSAAMGLFSAPTECFAGVSCSGVEALRWDWQGGGPXGHRGQCPKGEPRVSGLPHHQKLLEMGSCQDAPPNVFPEGLGSELEPSCLHSVLSAVLHVCLEVILNDETERIFLDRLKPISSKQMIEFKKMLKSTSNGLQMTLGLLALQPFELANSLCHS; via the exons ATGAGGGACAGAAGAGGGCCCCTTGGCACCTGCCTGGCACCAGTGCAGCAGGCCGGAGGAGGTGATTTGGACAAACTGTTACACAGCCTTAGGAAAAGAATGCtgggcccg GAGGGCCCTTGGCCTGCAGATGCACCCTCCTGGATCAATAAGCCTGCGGTTGACAGAAA TCAGAGTGCTGCATTATCACTGGAAATGAGAAAGGACCCTAGTGGGGCTGGCCTCTGGCTTCACAGTGGTGACCCAGTGCTTCCACACGTGAAAGAATCAATAAGAAGAAATTTAGCCTCAGTAGCCACTCCGAGCGCGGCCATGGGTTTGTTCTCTGCTCCAACAGAGTGTTTTGCTGGGGTGTCCTGCAGTGGTGTTGAAGCTCTGAGGTGGGACTGGCAGGGAGGAGGGC GAGGCCACAGAGGACAGTGCCCCAAAGGAGAGCCCCGGGTGTCAGGACTGCCACACCATCAAAAACTGCTGGAAATGGGAAGTTGTCAGGATGCCCCACCAAATGTTTTTCCCGAGGGTCTGGGCTCTGAGTTGGAACCCTCTTGCCTGCACTCCGTCCTGTCTGCAGTGTTGCACGTGTGTCTAGAAGTGATCCTGAATGATGAGACAGAACGAATTTTCCTTGACCGTTTAAAGCCCATTTCTTCAAAGCAAATGATAGAATTCAAGAAAATGCTTAAAAGCACCTCAAATGGTCTCCAGATGACACTGGGGTTACTGGCTCTGCAACCTTTTGAATTAGCAAATTCATTATGTCATAGTTAA
- the LOC118151362 gene encoding LOW QUALITY PROTEIN: vacuolar protein sorting-associated protein 28 homolog (The sequence of the model RefSeq protein was modified relative to this genomic sequence to represent the inferred CDS: inserted 1 base in 1 codon; substituted 1 base at 1 genomic stop codon) — translation MPTIPGIGAPGNKPELYEEVKLYKNAWEREKYDNMAELSAVVKTMQVLEKAYIKDCVSPSKYTAACSRLLVQYKAAFRQVQGSEISSTDEFCHKFQLDCPLVMERIKEDQPITIKDDKGNLNRCIANVVSLFITVITVMDXLCLEIRTMDEIQPDLRELMETMHYMSHLPPXQMVSQWLQTLSGMSASDKLDDSQVRQMLFDLELPYNTFNHFLHA, via the exons ATGCCAACCATTCCGGGCATAGGAGCCCCTGGGAACAAGCCAGAGCTGTATGAGGAAGTGAAGTTATACAAGAATGCCTGGGAGCGGGAGAAGTACGACAACATGGCAGAGCTGTCTGCGGTGGTGAAAACTATGCAGGTCCTGGAGAAAGCCTACATTAAGGACTGCGTCTCCCCTAGCAAGTACACTGCAGCCTGCTCCCGGCTCCTGGTCCAGTACAAAGCTGCCTTCAGGCAGGTTCAGGGCTCAGAAATCAGCTCTACTGATGAGTTCTGCCACAAATTCCAACTGGACTGCCCGCTTGTCATGGAGCGGATCAAGGAGGATCAGCCCATCACCATCAAGGACGACAAGGGCAATCTCAATCGCTGCATTGCCAACGTGGTCTCGCTCTTCATCACCGTCATCACCGTCATGGACTAGCTGTGCCTGGAGATCCGCACCATGGATGAGATCCAGCCTGACTTGCGGGAGCTGATGGAGACCATGCACTACATGAGCCACCTGCCAC GCCAGATGGTCAGCCAGTGGCTGCAGACCCTGAGCGGCATGTCAGCATCGGACAAGCTGGATGACTCGCAGGTGCGTCAGATGCTGTTTGATCTGGAGTTGCCCTACAACACTTTCAACCACTTCCTGCATGCCTGA